The sequence CATTTCTAGGTCTCTGATGTTTTACATTCTAATCTCCTCACCAGTTGTATTGCTGATCTCCCCCTCAGCACATGGGATACagtcaaagcagcagacaggttCCCCTTTCCTGTTGGCCACTCTGGTCCCTGGAGGGCAGCTCTCGCTGCACATTGAAATTGGCACCTAAACATTTAGCCAATCCATATTATATACATcacaagacaaaataaatgcattttgaCTAACTTCAAAAAATCAACAAACTTTGTTCAGTATTATTTCCACTTAATACCTGATTGGATCCTGTGCTCCACTGAATAGCTGATTCATTAAGGTGGAGCTCAAACCCATCCACACGACCAATTAACACAAGTTTTAGTGTCCCCTCAGGAGTGTTCTGCCAGTTGACAAGATCGTACTTTGCTGGAATGTCGGCCCcttggaaataaaacatttcacccTGTGGTGTGGTGACATTCACTTTGTTCAAGTGCTGCAACAGCTGTGAAATCATGAAAATACTGAAGTTTGTCAAATTGTATGTGACAGAGCTTATGTGAAATTATTCtatacaaatatatattcaGAGTATTCTCAGGAAAAGGCTGATAATTATGTTCACCTCAATGGGTTTGATGGATTTTGGAGAGGAGCAGATGGAGCTGTTTTCACCAGGAGGGCTGTTACTGTTGGGACAGGAGAGAAGGCTGTGAAGGGCGTGGGCTGCAGCATAAACAGCAAGGTAGACATTATATGCCACCCTTAACTGGGAGGTGTCAGTAAAGAGATTCTGTACTCCCTCCAGGGACTCTGTGCCACTGCAGGGGGGTAGAGAGGTTTTCTGAAGAGACAAATTGGCAGGAGCTATAGTACTAATGTTTGTTACAGAtttgagagatgaagaggaaaatgtgaagGGAGGTGTGGCCCCAGGACTGCACCCAAACTCAGCTTCCCAGAattcctttaaaatgtcatcaccAGTATGAAGAACTGGGTGCAAATTTCTGAGATAATTTTCAAATCCAGGTATAGATGAACTTCGAATGGCCACACCAAGAACACCACTTGCCACTTTACTTGTGGCAAGATTTTGGATAAGATCGCCACTGGTGCTCCAAGCCTCACTGGCCAGAAACTGTCTGTCAATCACCTAATGACAGCAAAAAGACACAATCATAATCAAGGTGAAAATGTATGTTCAAAAAGCTGTTATCTTTATGATAGTCATTTCATATAATTGTTCTCCAATTACTATATTcaatttaagattttacatCAGCTTCTCACATTTATCTTCGTTAGTTGCAGAAACAGTTCCCTCACATCTGTATACCAGGTAAAGATTAGAATCACCCTTGCAGTTGAGGCCTGAATTGTGAGTGCTGCTCGTCTGGCATCACTCAGAATGTTTTCCCTGTTGAGAGTCTCTACGAATGCCAAACACACTCCTGCCCCCTGAGTCTCCTCCTGAAATATCTGGCATATACAGTTGAAAGGAACAAAAGGATTAAGGAAAAGTatttaaatattgtatttatgtaCATTTCTTGTATAGATGCAATAACATTTCTCATACAatagatataaaaaaaatacataagaacACCTGTATTGCCTTTAGCCCATAATTATTGTTTGCTACCACTGCTCCGATCCAGGTCCAGTTGAAGCGTATGGCAAGTTGGGCCATGGCACGGACTTGGTAAATATCACTGGGGATGGTCCTGAAGAAGTTGGGATATTGGGGCCTGTCACTCAGACAGGGGCAGCTCGCTTGGTAGCTAatctgaaaaatatatatatttaaaaaaggcACATCTTTTGTTACTTAGACACCATACATTGTAATATACCATGTTTTTTAAAGAAGCAGAAGTGTTCAAACTGATTCACATCCAGGCATGAAACTTAGTAATCTCCCACAGAGCAAAACATGAATAGTGCTTTAGATTGGAGACAGTAAGATCGCAACAGCTCCGTGAGAGTAAGGAGAAAAAGCCACAGTACAGTGTTTATGctgttttcaaaacaaaactcaccAAAGGTACAGAGAGTGGCCCCAGGGTTCTGGAGAGTATCTGGGCTGTTGAAGATGAAGCACCACCAATGATCAGGGGAACTTGGTAATCACCTGATGCAGCATTAAAAGATATGGAATTGAATGTAGGGCTTGTTATATGAAAACTTGTGTTTACAcagcaaaagtaaaaaagttaTGCATTCAGTTTGCTGCCATCATGTCATTTGATTATATTAAGAAGAGAGCATGGTAGTGACACACAACAAGATACCTCCCCTGTCGTAAATTTCCTCTCCATAACCTGCAGAATAATTGGGAGACTCTGTTGAATTACAGCTGGTGCGGTCTCCTCCTACTAGTGACAGAGCTGCCTGGAGAGCCCATGGTGGTTTTCCACAACTATCAAAAATATAGTAGCCCAACTTCACTCCTGGTAGCAGCTCTGTATTAAGATTGATTTCCTCCACTGCAAACACCATAGCATATACGTACTGCAGTGGAACATGATCTAAACTGAGACCACaagagagaatgaatgaaagaaatatcAGTCAAAATTTTAATTGCACCAGCACTAATCTAGGTTTGGAAGTTTTGtcaaatcaaaaaagaaaagacagaagatgCAAAGATTCTACATATCTTTACACTACCACAGTAAATAGCATGGTTCAGAGTTTTACCCAGTACAAGGTTTGTGGTGCGGCAACTGGGTGAAGTCGTGGTCTGCAAATGGAGGTTGGTAATGAATTATGAAGAGCCCGCCGATAACTATATCTCCATCCTGGAACAGACCCTGGCTACGCGGTGTACCCCACTGAGAACAAGTCATTGTATGGACACCCTGCAGTCCCACCCTGAGCCCCAGCTGTCTGCCCATAAGCCCCAAAAAGAGCAGGGATGGGGCTGAGCAGGGCCACAGTGTGAGGAGCCAGGATAACCAAGACATGGATGCAACAATTTTGGACACTGAAAATATACTCTAGACTCAGCTAGCTAGTTTGTTTCTTCTTGGCAAAAAATTCAATATCTACAAACAATTCCTGCACCGagtaaaatcaaataaaacctCTTTCAATACAGTAGCATTAgcaaatataatgttttttgtattaaaatatCCACCTGTAAGgcaaaacaacaatttaaacAGTGCAAAACATGCATTACATATAACCTGCACTAGCATCTGACAATGTATCTAAACTGTGACAtagcccccctcctcctctaaaCATTTGATCCTGTTGTTGTGGGTATTTATAGTAGATGTAAAACATCTTTGCAAGAAAGTAAACACAatggcacatgcacacaagccCAAACCACTCCTCTCAAGagtgacagtaaaacaacaacCACATAATTGCAGTTGAGTAGTGTTTGGATAGGTAGGAGGTGGAAGTGTAAAGTGTGTGTAAGTCCAAGCCAGTataatcttctttttttcttttttaaatgcagttcCACAATATTTTTGCATGATCAAACATATGTTATTTGATATTTGGTTAGGTCTGTCTAATGCACAACGATTCCTGCTGACC is a genomic window of Lates calcarifer isolate ASB-BC8 unplaced genomic scaffold, TLL_Latcal_v3 _unitig_567_quiver_1699, whole genome shotgun sequence containing:
- the LOC108875535 gene encoding extracellular calcium-sensing receptor-like produces the protein MGRQLGLRVGLQGVHTMTCSQWGTPRSQGLFQDGDIVIGGLFIIHYQPPFADHDFTQLPHHKPCTGLDHVPLQYVYAMVFAVEEINLNTELLPGVKLGYYIFDSCGKPPWALQAALSLVGGDRTSCNSTESPNYSAGDYQVPLIIGGASSSTAQILSRTLGPLSVPLISYQASCPCLSDRPQYPNFFRTIPSDIYQVRAMAQLAIRFNWTWIGAVVANNNYGLKAIQIFQEETQGAGVCLAFVETLNRENILSDARRAALTIQASTARVILIFTWYTDVRELFLQLTKINVIDRQFLASEAWSTSGDLIQNLATSKVASGVLGVAIRSSSIPGFENYLRNLHPVLHTGDDILKEFWEAEFGCSPGATPPFTFSSSSLPPCSGTESLEGVQNLFTDTSQLRVAYNVYLAVYAAAHALHSLLSCPNSNSPPGENSSICSSPKSIKPIELLQHLNKVNVTTPQGEMFYFQGADIPAKYDLVNWQNTPEGTLKLVLIGRVDGFELHLNESAIQWSTGSNQVPISMCSESCPPGTRVANRKGEPVCCFDCIPCAEGEISNTTGSHHCEPCPLEFWSNDKRTVCIPRQVDFLSFNETLGITLTTAAVSGATVTTAVFVVFLSYRQTPMVRANNSELSFLLLVSLKLCFLCSLVFIGRPSVWTCRFQQAAFGISFVLCVSCLQVKTIVVLAAFRSARPGAEALIRWFGPGQQRGSVCFFTCIQVIICAVWLSLSPPVPQHDLGFRGSKVTLRCAMASVVGFSLVLGYIGLLACTCLLLAFLVRKLPDNFNEAKLITFSMLIFCAVWVAFVPAYVSSPGKYTVAVEIFAILASSYGLLFCIFAPKCFIILLRPDKNTKKHLMAR